In Ruminococcaceae bacterium R-25, one genomic interval encodes:
- a CDS encoding oxaloacetate decarboxylase alpha subunit codes for MSELFSTNKKLLITDTILRDAHQSQAATRMKLEDMLPACEILDSIGYYSIECWGGATFDSCMRFLNEDPWERLRTLRKALPNTKLQMLLRGQNLLGYRHYADDMVEAFCAKSIENGIDIVRIFDALNDIRNMEASIKAVKKYGGIVEAAMSYTTSPVHNEDYFVEKAVILEQMGADNICIKDMANLLLPADAYSLIKKLKEKVSIPIHLHTHNTTGTGAMVYLMAAQAGVDIVDCALSPFANGTSQPATESLVATLKGTDRDTGLDLVKLNQAAVHFKGVAAKMEKAGTISSKVLRVDPNTLLYQVPGGMLSNLLSQLKQANAEDRMEEVLQEVPRVREDFGFPPLVTPTSQIVGSQAVFNVLMGRYKTFTKESKGLLRGEYGQLPGKVNEDIRKAAIGSDEVITCRPADLLKPELDSIKEQYKDIAKSEEDVLSCAMFPQVAPEFIKKRDGLDAKEITVEWIK; via the coding sequence ATGTCTGAACTTTTTAGTACAAATAAGAAACTTCTCATAACAGATACTATCTTAAGAGACGCGCATCAGAGCCAGGCAGCTACAAGAATGAAGCTTGAAGACATGCTTCCTGCATGCGAGATCCTTGATTCTATCGGTTATTATTCGATCGAGTGCTGGGGCGGAGCTACTTTCGATTCCTGCATGAGATTCCTTAATGAAGATCCGTGGGAGAGACTTCGTACACTCCGCAAGGCTCTTCCAAATACTAAGCTCCAAATGCTTCTTCGTGGCCAGAACCTTTTGGGTTACCGCCACTATGCAGATGACATGGTAGAAGCATTCTGCGCTAAGTCCATTGAGAATGGTATCGATATCGTCCGTATTTTCGATGCGTTAAACGATATCCGTAATATGGAAGCATCCATAAAGGCAGTAAAGAAGTACGGCGGCATCGTTGAAGCTGCAATGAGCTATACGACAAGCCCTGTACATAACGAAGATTACTTCGTAGAAAAGGCAGTTATCTTAGAGCAGATGGGCGCAGATAACATCTGTATCAAGGATATGGCTAATCTTTTGCTTCCTGCTGATGCTTACAGCTTGATCAAGAAATTAAAGGAGAAGGTGTCTATTCCAATCCATCTTCATACTCACAACACGACGGGAACAGGCGCTATGGTCTACCTTATGGCAGCTCAGGCAGGTGTCGATATTGTAGACTGCGCCCTGTCCCCGTTTGCAAACGGTACATCACAGCCTGCCACAGAGTCTTTAGTAGCAACTCTTAAGGGCACTGACCGTGATACCGGTTTGGACTTGGTTAAGCTCAATCAGGCAGCAGTTCACTTCAAGGGCGTTGCAGCAAAGATGGAAAAAGCAGGAACTATCAGTTCCAAGGTTTTGCGCGTAGATCCTAACACTTTGCTTTATCAGGTACCCGGCGGAATGCTCTCAAATCTTTTATCCCAGTTAAAGCAGGCAAATGCTGAAGACAGGATGGAAGAGGTATTGCAGGAAGTTCCCCGTGTTAGGGAAGACTTCGGTTTCCCGCCGCTCGTAACTCCGACAAGCCAGATCGTTGGTTCACAGGCTGTTTTCAACGTTCTCATGGGACGTTATAAGACATTTACCAAAGAATCCAAGGGCTTGCTCCGTGGAGAATACGGCCAGCTCCCCGGCAAGGTTAACGAAGATATAAGAAAGGCAGCAATCGGCTCAGACGAAGTCATAACATGCCGCCCTGCAGATCTTTTAAAGCCTGAACTCGATTCGATCAAGGAACAGTACAAGGACATCGCCAAGAGTGAAGAGGATGTTCTCTCATGCGCTATGTTCCCTCAGGTAGCTCCTGAATTCATCAAGAAGAGAGACGGCCTTGACGCAAAAGAAATCACTGTAGAGTGGATTAAGTAA
- a CDS encoding nucleoside-diphosphate-sugar epimerase, with product MFNSSTTYKESVSRIASEIPVSDKNILITGATGLIGSFMVDALTAANDLYSKNISIYAMGRSIDKLEKRFGNNENVHLVAQNVMDPITIDGLDYIVHAASNADPRSYALYPYETILTNVIGAKNVLEYCKGKTTRALLTSTFEVNGKLDQDVYSENEYGTVDLNLIRSSYTESKRDSEMLFKAAHDEYGVDCLIARLSSIYGPTMLDNDSKAHAQFIGNALKGEAIVLKSKGTQKRTYCYVSDAVSGLLKVLFDGASGEIYNVANDQSIATIAEVANTLAELTDTKVVFDLPDAIESKGFSKPQNCILNIDKLKALGWSGKYDLKTGLEETLTVLREMGK from the coding sequence ATGTTTAACAGCAGTACAACATATAAAGAATCAGTTTCACGTATAGCTTCAGAAATACCGGTATCAGATAAAAATATCCTGATAACCGGTGCAACGGGCCTTATCGGCTCATTTATGGTTGACGCCTTAACAGCAGCTAATGACTTATATTCTAAGAATATAAGTATATATGCTATGGGAAGAAGCATTGATAAGCTCGAAAAGCGCTTCGGAAATAATGAAAACGTTCATCTTGTTGCCCAAAATGTCATGGATCCTATCACTATTGATGGACTTGATTATATCGTTCACGCTGCAAGCAACGCTGATCCCAGAAGTTATGCGCTTTATCCTTATGAAACGATCCTGACGAATGTCATAGGCGCTAAAAATGTCCTGGAATACTGTAAAGGGAAGACCACAAGAGCGCTTTTAACTTCGACATTTGAAGTAAACGGAAAACTGGATCAAGATGTATATTCCGAAAACGAATACGGAACAGTTGACCTTAACCTTATAAGATCTTCATATACTGAGAGCAAGAGAGATTCTGAGATGCTTTTTAAGGCAGCTCATGACGAATACGGCGTAGATTGTCTGATTGCAAGGCTTTCAAGCATTTACGGACCCACAATGCTTGATAATGACAGCAAAGCACATGCCCAGTTCATCGGAAACGCTTTGAAAGGCGAAGCAATTGTCTTAAAGAGCAAAGGAACACAGAAAAGAACTTATTGCTACGTATCAGATGCAGTCAGCGGATTATTAAAGGTTCTTTTTGATGGAGCTTCGGGAGAGATCTACAATGTTGCCAATGATCAGTCAATCGCAACAATCGCTGAAGTTGCAAATACATTAGCTGAATTAACTGATACTAAAGTTGTTTTTGATCTTCCGGATGCGATCGAATCAAAAGGTTTTTCAAAACCACAGAATTGTATCTTGAATATTGATAAGCTAAAAGCCTTAGGGTGGTCCGGGAAATACGACTTGAAGACAGGCCTTGAAGAGACGTTAACGGTTTTACGTGAGATGGGGAAATAA
- a CDS encoding propionyl-CoA carboxylase beta chain: protein MDELWQNSIDRLESRREAVLAAGGAERIAKQHASGKLTARERMEALFDDGTFVELNDQITSRCSDFGMDKKKKPGDGVVTGYGYIHGRVAFASSQDFTVGGGSLGEAQAMKICKAMDKAMEMKAPFISINDSGGARIEEGIDSLTGYADIFYRNTIASGVIPQISVIMGPCAGGACYSPAITDYIFMTDYSQMYITGPAVVKSVTGEVISSADLGGASVHSSTSGVAHFVYPDDLSCLNGVRQLLGYLPQSNEDLSLNVPGTAVDNSASLADIVPADSKKAYDVRNVINSIVDLNSFFEVQESFARNIVVGFARLDGQTIGVIANQALYMAGSLEINASDKASRFIRFCDCFDIPLLTLVDVPAFLPGSQQEHGGIIRHGAKLLYAYSEATVPKVSLIMRKAYGGAYIAMNSKGTGADVVYAWPIAEIAVMGGSGAVSIIGKKAIEAAEDPAAKRAELLAEYNEKFMNPYIAAEHGYVDEVILPSETRSKIAEAFKMLETKERTLPLKKHGNIPL, encoded by the coding sequence ATGGATGAATTATGGCAGAACAGTATTGACCGTCTTGAATCCAGAAGGGAAGCAGTCCTTGCGGCAGGCGGTGCTGAGCGTATTGCAAAGCAGCATGCTTCAGGAAAGCTCACTGCTCGTGAGAGAATGGAAGCTCTTTTCGACGATGGTACTTTTGTTGAGTTAAATGATCAGATCACTTCAAGATGTTCTGATTTCGGAATGGATAAGAAGAAAAAGCCCGGTGACGGTGTTGTAACAGGTTACGGTTATATTCACGGCCGTGTTGCTTTCGCTTCTTCACAGGATTTCACTGTTGGCGGCGGATCTTTAGGTGAAGCCCAGGCAATGAAGATCTGCAAGGCTATGGATAAGGCAATGGAGATGAAAGCACCTTTTATTTCCATCAACGATTCCGGCGGAGCAAGAATTGAAGAAGGAATTGATTCACTGACCGGTTATGCAGATATCTTCTATAGAAATACAATTGCATCAGGCGTTATACCTCAGATTTCGGTAATCATGGGACCTTGCGCAGGCGGTGCATGCTATTCTCCCGCAATTACCGACTATATCTTCATGACTGATTACTCCCAGATGTACATCACAGGACCTGCAGTAGTTAAGTCAGTAACAGGTGAGGTTATTAGCTCTGCTGATCTGGGCGGTGCTTCAGTTCACAGCTCAACATCAGGTGTTGCTCATTTTGTATATCCTGATGATCTTTCATGCCTTAACGGCGTACGACAGCTCTTGGGATATCTTCCTCAGAGCAATGAAGACTTAAGCCTTAACGTTCCCGGTACCGCAGTTGATAACAGCGCTTCTTTGGCTGATATCGTTCCTGCTGATTCCAAGAAAGCATATGATGTTAGAAACGTAATCAATTCAATCGTTGACCTTAACAGCTTCTTTGAAGTTCAGGAGTCATTTGCAAGAAATATCGTTGTAGGCTTTGCACGTTTGGACGGCCAGACGATCGGTGTTATCGCAAATCAGGCTTTGTATATGGCAGGATCTTTGGAGATCAATGCCTCTGACAAGGCTTCACGCTTTATCCGTTTCTGCGACTGCTTCGATATCCCGCTCCTTACATTGGTTGATGTTCCGGCATTCCTGCCCGGTTCACAGCAGGAGCACGGCGGCATCATCCGTCACGGCGCTAAATTACTTTATGCTTATTCCGAAGCTACAGTTCCGAAGGTCAGCCTCATCATGCGAAAAGCATACGGCGGCGCTTATATCGCAATGAACTCAAAGGGTACAGGCGCAGATGTAGTTTACGCGTGGCCTATCGCTGAGATCGCTGTTATGGGCGGTTCCGGCGCTGTCAGCATCATCGGCAAGAAAGCAATCGAAGCTGCTGAAGATCCGGCTGCTAAGAGGGCAGAGCTCCTTGCTGAATACAATGAGAAGTTCATGAATCCTTATATTGCAGCTGAGCATGGTTATGTTGATGAAGTAATCCTGCCTTCTGAGACAAGATCCAAGATCGCTGAAGCATTCAAGATGCTTGAGACAAAAGAACGCACATTGCCTCTTAAGAAGCACGGCAATATCCCGCTTTAA
- a CDS encoding Na+-driven multidrug efflux pump — MKLSKDSVKSAVKNNKNILANILGAFVVKGGSMLLTLFLLPAYIRFFGNDNVLGIWYTILSIINWVLVFDLGIGHGLRNKLPKALADNDMKEGRSLVSSTYIASAGLVVIIGIIGSVAIHLINWNAILNIDETELALPVLRYAIQIAFIGVLIQFVLKLVTSILYAIQKSGLVNFLTFLSNVIIFIVINLLPSGDTSSNIIAISYFNILAVNLPLLVVSMILFMGKFKDIRPSFKFWSKDSAKAVLKIGVTLLWLQLIFMIISSTNEFLITAFCGPAAVVDYQVYFKIFNSVAAICSLVLIPIWSAVTKAKVEKRYTWIKKTYMLLLGFSVLALLVLLGIVLILQPIVNFWLKDDAITVTMTYGIIFALSGFIFLVHNVNTSIGNGFSYFKPQIVLMTLAAVLDIPLAWVFVKLTGGMIGVVLANIVVLIPFEVLEPIFFFRYLNKLIKSEGKTE; from the coding sequence GTGAAACTCAGTAAAGACAGTGTAAAAAGCGCTGTGAAAAACAACAAAAATATACTGGCTAACATCCTCGGTGCGTTCGTTGTTAAGGGCGGATCGATGTTGCTCACATTGTTTTTGCTGCCTGCATATATCAGATTCTTTGGAAATGACAACGTTCTTGGTATCTGGTATACGATTCTTTCGATAATCAACTGGGTACTGGTTTTCGATCTCGGAATAGGCCACGGACTCCGCAACAAGCTTCCCAAAGCCCTTGCGGATAATGATATGAAGGAGGGAAGATCACTCGTTTCTTCAACCTATATCGCATCAGCAGGATTGGTAGTAATAATCGGCATTATAGGAAGCGTTGCCATCCATCTTATAAATTGGAATGCTATCCTGAACATTGATGAAACTGAGCTTGCTCTGCCGGTATTAAGATATGCGATCCAGATTGCGTTCATAGGCGTTCTGATACAGTTCGTTTTAAAGCTCGTAACTTCGATCCTTTATGCAATCCAGAAGTCCGGCCTCGTTAATTTCCTGACATTCTTATCTAATGTAATTATCTTTATAGTAATTAATCTGCTTCCGTCAGGGGATACTTCATCTAATATAATTGCTATCTCTTATTTCAATATTCTGGCAGTAAATCTTCCGCTGCTTGTCGTCAGCATGATCCTTTTCATGGGCAAATTCAAAGATATCAGACCTTCATTCAAGTTCTGGTCCAAAGATTCTGCAAAGGCTGTTCTCAAGATCGGAGTAACGCTTTTATGGCTCCAGCTGATTTTCATGATCATATCATCGACCAACGAATTCCTGATCACGGCATTCTGCGGTCCTGCAGCGGTCGTTGATTATCAGGTATATTTCAAGATCTTTAACTCTGTAGCAGCAATCTGCTCGCTCGTTTTGATCCCTATCTGGTCAGCTGTCACTAAAGCCAAGGTCGAAAAGCGCTATACTTGGATCAAGAAAACATACATGCTGCTCTTAGGATTCAGCGTTTTAGCGCTTTTGGTGCTCCTGGGCATAGTTCTTATTTTGCAGCCCATCGTTAACTTCTGGCTCAAAGACGACGCTATCACTGTCACAATGACTTACGGCATTATTTTCGCTTTATCAGGCTTCATATTCCTGGTACATAATGTTAATACATCAATCGGAAACGGTTTCTCGTATTTCAAGCCTCAGATCGTCTTAATGACGCTCGCAGCCGTACTGGATATTCCGCTTGCATGGGTATTCGTAAAGCTTACAGGAGGGATGATAGGCGTAGTTTTGGCCAATATCGTCGTTCTTATCCCGTTCGAAGTCCTTGAACCAATATTCTTCTTCAGATATTTGAATAAACTCATTAAATCTGAAGGGAAGACCGAATAA
- a CDS encoding lipopolysaccharide cholinephosphotransferase, producing the protein MSNYSNEEIRSLQLVELGMLKEFDEICQKNNIDYFVLYGTGIGAVRHSGFIPWDDDIDIGMMRSEYEKLKKIYNDKADSTILVGADDDCPYHEKVFPRVYLPGTEFIPESWIEQYGEIKGFTRPIWIDIFLFDYCTEAEIDKKMKLTKKYKWYFTYTKYKEIFRTDRGIKGSVLSIVKRLFYDFSRLVPNANKKAYEKYLKAVNREPCDTIITFDAWINSDILGSFSSVDKVFPTQRIKFEDITVSIQKDYDYILRNIYGDYMQLPPEDQRNGHRPLRLKLTRD; encoded by the coding sequence ATGTCTAACTATTCTAATGAGGAAATAAGAAGCTTACAGCTCGTTGAACTCGGCATGTTAAAAGAGTTCGATGAGATCTGCCAAAAGAATAATATCGATTACTTCGTTCTCTACGGTACAGGCATCGGCGCCGTCCGTCACTCAGGTTTTATCCCGTGGGATGACGATATCGACATCGGTATGATGCGTTCTGAATACGAGAAGTTAAAGAAGATCTATAACGACAAGGCTGATTCAACGATCTTAGTCGGCGCCGATGACGATTGCCCCTATCACGAAAAGGTTTTCCCGAGAGTTTATCTTCCAGGAACTGAATTCATTCCTGAGAGTTGGATAGAGCAGTATGGTGAGATCAAAGGATTCACTAGGCCCATCTGGATCGATATCTTTTTATTCGATTACTGCACCGAAGCAGAGATCGATAAGAAGATGAAGCTTACAAAGAAATATAAGTGGTATTTCACATATACAAAATATAAGGAAATATTCAGAACAGACAGAGGTATAAAAGGATCGGTCCTTTCTATCGTAAAGCGCCTGTTCTACGATTTTTCAAGGTTAGTACCCAATGCTAATAAGAAAGCCTACGAGAAGTATCTCAAGGCCGTAAACCGTGAGCCCTGTGATACGATTATTACCTTTGATGCATGGATCAATAGCGATATTTTAGGCTCTTTCAGTTCAGTTGATAAGGTTTTCCCGACGCAGCGAATCAAGTTTGAAGACATAACCGTCAGCATCCAGAAAGACTACGATTATATCTTAAGGAATATCTACGGCGATTATATGCAGCTTCCTCCGGAAGATCAGAGGAACGGCCACCGCCCGTTAAGATTAAAGCTTACCAGGGATTAA
- a CDS encoding biotin-dependent enzyme codes for MSKYRITVEGKTYEMDVELIGANGAVVAPVAKAAAPVVTAPKAAPAPAQAKPAEVGSGSVVAPMPGTILKVLKATGDAVKAGEVVLILEAMKMENEITAPVDGTVGSLNLTEGSTVAGGDLLFEVK; via the coding sequence ATGAGCAAGTATCGTATTACAGTTGAAGGTAAGACATATGAGATGGACGTTGAGCTTATTGGAGCAAACGGTGCAGTAGTTGCACCTGTTGCAAAGGCTGCTGCTCCTGTAGTTACAGCTCCCAAGGCAGCACCTGCTCCCGCACAAGCTAAGCCGGCTGAAGTTGGTTCAGGTTCAGTAGTTGCACCTATGCCCGGAACGATTCTTAAGGTTTTGAAGGCAACCGGTGACGCTGTTAAGGCCGGTGAAGTTGTCCTCATCCTTGAAGCAATGAAGATGGAAAATGAGATCACAGCACCCGTTGACGGTACAGTTGGTTCTCTTAACCTTACAGAAGGTTCTACAGTTGCAGGCGGCGACTTGCTCTTCGAAGTTAAGTGA
- a CDS encoding lipopolysaccharide cholinephosphotransferase encodes MGDNDKAISFEEHKKLQLEILLQFDKFCKDNNLTYYLTDGTLLGCIRHKGYIPWDDDIDIEMPRPDWLKLKDLFVNQGHLKLCAPCERDSRYFFMKVYDDRTIKIENLTNYKNCNILGVDIDVLAVDGAPDDEQEFLTRMEKVRTMFSKSGFVKAGLCGSYKWKIKCILARLRYGNPDKLMEKALKLCQEFDFNTSKYLCRYNRYNRGYRVPRECYESVVLKEFEGYMLPVPVGYDQILTASYGDYMKLPPEEKRVAHHENNIFWK; translated from the coding sequence ATGGGTGATAACGATAAAGCTATTTCTTTTGAAGAGCATAAGAAGCTCCAGTTGGAAATACTGCTTCAATTCGATAAGTTCTGCAAAGATAACAATCTCACTTACTATCTTACCGACGGTACTTTATTAGGCTGCATAAGACATAAAGGTTACATTCCGTGGGATGATGACATCGATATAGAAATGCCCAGGCCCGACTGGCTTAAGCTTAAAGACTTATTCGTAAATCAGGGGCACCTTAAGCTCTGCGCTCCTTGTGAAAGAGATTCAAGATATTTCTTCATGAAAGTCTATGACGACAGGACCATTAAGATCGAAAATCTCACTAATTATAAGAACTGTAATATTCTTGGTGTCGATATCGATGTCCTTGCAGTTGACGGCGCGCCTGATGACGAGCAGGAGTTTCTTACCAGAATGGAGAAGGTAAGAACAATGTTCAGCAAATCCGGCTTTGTGAAGGCTGGTCTTTGCGGTTCATATAAGTGGAAGATAAAGTGCATCCTGGCCCGTTTAAGATATGGCAATCCTGATAAGCTGATGGAGAAAGCTCTAAAGCTTTGCCAGGAATTTGATTTTAATACGAGTAAATATCTCTGCCGTTATAACAGATATAACAGGGGATACAGGGTTCCCAGAGAATGCTATGAAAGCGTTGTATTAAAAGAATTCGAAGGCTACATGCTTCCTGTTCCTGTAGGATACGATCAGATCTTAACTGCATCTTACGGTGATTACATGAAGCTGCCTCCTGAAGAAAAGCGCGTTGCTCACCACGAGAATAATATCTTCTGGAAGTAA
- a CDS encoding 2-C-methyl-D-erythritol 4-phosphate cytidylyltransferase: MKNIAMIIAGGVGARMNQDIPKQFINVYDKPVIVYTMEAFQNHPDIDAIEIVCLDGWHDVVKAYAKQFGIAKLESVVSGGVNGQDSIRNGLYDIATRHNDKDDIVLIHDAIRPMVSKEVISDNIRVCREYGNAITVVPCTAAMLKTYDAVSTTEQVPRDNLKITQTPQAFFVNEIIEAHKEALSKGITNSVASCTMYIELGRKLYMSAGSEKNLKLTTTEDIEIFKALLKAKKDEWMH, translated from the coding sequence ATGAAAAACATAGCAATGATCATAGCTGGCGGTGTTGGTGCCAGAATGAATCAGGATATCCCGAAGCAGTTTATAAACGTCTACGATAAACCTGTCATTGTATATACGATGGAAGCATTCCAGAACCATCCTGATATTGATGCGATCGAGATCGTCTGCCTTGACGGCTGGCACGATGTAGTAAAAGCTTACGCAAAGCAGTTCGGCATAGCTAAACTCGAGAGCGTCGTAAGCGGCGGCGTAAACGGCCAGGATTCTATCAGAAACGGCTTATACGATATTGCAACAAGACATAACGATAAAGACGATATCGTATTGATCCACGACGCTATAAGACCGATGGTAAGTAAAGAAGTAATCTCAGATAACATCAGAGTCTGCAGGGAATACGGCAATGCAATCACAGTCGTACCTTGTACAGCTGCAATGCTCAAGACCTACGATGCTGTATCAACAACGGAACAGGTTCCGAGAGATAACTTAAAGATCACACAGACACCTCAGGCATTCTTTGTAAATGAGATCATCGAAGCTCACAAGGAAGCATTAAGCAAGGGAATCACCAATTCTGTCGCTTCATGCACTATGTATATTGAACTTGGCAGAAAGCTCTATATGTCAGCAGGTTCTGAAAAGAACTTAAAGCTCACCACAACAGAAGATATCGAGATCTTCAAGGCTTTGCTCAAAGCTAAGAAAGATGAGTGGATGCACTGA
- a CDS encoding glycopeptide antibiotics resistance protein, whose protein sequence is MDGYLGHAISIVTLDAVIVWMMPALMSFIIGLLIFRKGKMSLRSCFALFMLIFYLAFVFALTIFERNVSQEAAMQLKLFWSYDYIFNGDKGMFLEVFWNVVLFMPYGFLASFISKSKGKWIVFLSGFLMSVVIELTQLLAHRGVFEYDDILHNTLGTIIGIALFYLAFKILLSFERKYKIQLI, encoded by the coding sequence ATGGATGGTTATCTCGGACATGCTATATCTATTGTTACTCTTGATGCAGTTATCGTTTGGATGATGCCTGCTTTAATGAGCTTTATTATCGGATTACTTATTTTCCGCAAAGGGAAAATGAGTTTAAGATCTTGTTTTGCACTTTTCATGCTCATCTTTTACCTTGCATTTGTATTTGCGCTTACTATTTTTGAAAGGAACGTATCTCAGGAAGCAGCTATGCAGCTTAAGCTGTTCTGGTCTTATGACTATATTTTTAATGGCGACAAAGGCATGTTTTTGGAAGTATTTTGGAATGTGGTCCTGTTTATGCCATATGGTTTCTTAGCTTCCTTCATTTCCAAGAGCAAAGGAAAGTGGATCGTATTCTTATCCGGCTTTTTGATGTCTGTCGTAATTGAACTTACCCAGCTTTTAGCTCACAGAGGTGTTTTCGAATATGACGACATCCTTCATAACACGCTCGGAACAATAATCGGAATTGCATTGTTCTACTTAGCTTTCAAGATCCTTTTAAGCTTTGAGAGAAAATATAAGATTCAGCTTATCTGA
- a CDS encoding ornithine cyclodeaminase/alanine dehydrogenase, which yields MKIITFQDINNLGIKPSMCYDWAETMIRNKKKAILPPKISLKPLDGTFCNVMPSMIPGVGSVNYGGVKVVTRYPNRTPSLESRILLMDADSGEFLALMDGTWITTMRTGAVAAHSIGLFAKKDFKTIGMMGLGNVVRSTLLILLDKMPDRELNIKLLKYKGQEEDLVKRFSGYGNVHFSYVDTPEEMVKGSDIVISGATYLPNDVCEDKYFDEGVLVQPIHTLGFTNCDLFFDKVFADDEGHVHHFKNFDKFKKFSEVCDVVNGINPGRESDSERILAYNIGVSIHDIYFAGSIYQLLKEQGLLDSLADVDLQDPTEKFWV from the coding sequence ATGAAGATCATAACATTCCAGGACATCAATAACCTTGGTATCAAGCCTTCGATGTGCTATGACTGGGCAGAGACCATGATCAGAAATAAGAAAAAGGCAATCCTGCCGCCTAAGATCAGCCTTAAGCCTTTGGACGGCACATTTTGTAATGTTATGCCCAGCATGATCCCCGGTGTAGGTTCTGTTAACTACGGCGGTGTTAAAGTCGTTACCAGATACCCCAACCGTACTCCAAGCTTAGAGAGCCGCATCCTTTTAATGGATGCTGATTCCGGCGAATTCTTAGCCCTTATGGACGGCACCTGGATCACTACAATGAGGACCGGCGCAGTAGCAGCTCATTCAATAGGTCTCTTTGCAAAGAAAGACTTTAAGACCATCGGCATGATGGGCCTTGGAAACGTTGTCCGCTCTACCCTATTGATCTTGCTTGATAAGATGCCTGACAGAGAACTTAATATCAAACTTCTTAAATACAAAGGACAAGAGGAAGATCTGGTTAAAAGATTCTCAGGTTACGGCAACGTTCACTTCAGTTACGTTGATACGCCTGAAGAAATGGTCAAGGGATCAGATATCGTTATCTCCGGCGCAACTTACCTTCCCAACGATGTTTGTGAAGATAAGTATTTTGATGAAGGCGTCCTTGTCCAGCCTATCCATACATTGGGCTTTACCAACTGCGATCTGTTCTTCGACAAAGTCTTTGCAGATGACGAAGGACATGTCCACCACTTTAAGAACTTCGATAAGTTTAAGAAGTTTTCTGAAGTCTGTGACGTTGTTAACGGTATTAATCCAGGTCGTGAAAGCGATTCTGAGAGGATCCTTGCGTATAACATCGGTGTTTCTATCCACGATATATACTTTGCAGGTTCCATCTATCAGCTGTTAAAGGAACAGGGATTACTTGACTCACTAGCTGATGTTGACTTGCAAGATCCTACTGAAAAGTTCTGGGTATAA